A genome region from Proteus vulgaris includes the following:
- a CDS encoding D-amino-acid transaminase, whose translation MSDIVFLNNQFIPKDQAKVSVFDRGFLFADAVYEVTAVIDSQLIDFDGHFQRLQRSCKELGLSIPITKEQLINIHHQLIEKNNLHEGLIYLQITRGTDSSRFFDFPPSSVSSTIVAFVQHSTVVNHPNAKKGISVMSVEDIRWQRCDIKTVALLAACLAKHHAHQQGADDAILIKDGYITEGSSSNFFIVNHDNEIITRPLSQDILPGITRQAIIQLAQEEGLKITERRFTLDEAKKAKEAFISSATTLIWPIISIDNEEINQGTVGHLSQRLRQIYLDKALKK comes from the coding sequence ATGTCTGATATCGTGTTTTTAAATAATCAGTTTATACCTAAAGATCAGGCTAAAGTATCTGTTTTTGACCGTGGCTTTTTATTTGCAGATGCGGTTTATGAAGTGACTGCGGTCATCGATAGCCAACTTATCGATTTTGACGGTCATTTCCAACGTTTACAACGATCATGCAAAGAATTGGGCTTATCAATTCCTATTACCAAAGAACAATTAATTAATATTCATCATCAACTTATCGAAAAAAACAATCTTCATGAAGGCCTTATTTATTTGCAAATAACTCGAGGTACAGACTCTTCTCGTTTTTTTGATTTTCCACCTTCATCTGTCTCTTCCACCATAGTGGCTTTTGTTCAACATTCAACTGTGGTCAATCATCCTAATGCTAAAAAAGGGATCTCAGTAATGAGTGTTGAAGACATTCGTTGGCAACGTTGTGATATTAAAACAGTCGCATTATTAGCGGCGTGTTTAGCAAAACATCATGCACATCAACAAGGTGCTGATGATGCTATTTTAATTAAAGATGGTTATATAACAGAAGGTAGTTCAAGTAACTTCTTTATTGTTAACCATGATAATGAAATCATTACACGACCGTTGAGTCAGGATATTTTACCTGGTATTACACGCCAAGCTATTATTCAATTAGCACAAGAAGAAGGACTTAAAATAACCGAGCGCCGATTTACACTTGATGAGGCCAAAAAAGCAAAAGAAGCGTTTATTAGTTCAGCGACCACCTTAATTTGGCCAATTATTTCAATCGATAATGAAGAGATAAATCAGGGGACTGTTGGGCATTTATCTCAACGATTACGACAGATTTACCTTGATAAAGCACTTAAAAAATAA
- a CDS encoding AzlD domain-containing protein, which translates to MSAASIITGIMILAVGTYAMRLSGILLNNKAGVSERVKEILSLSAIVILFSVAMTSTFFDGDQLADISKIIGVGVAGVLTWQKKPFIMIVISAAIVTASLRWLINLLG; encoded by the coding sequence ATGTCCGCAGCTTCTATTATTACAGGAATTATGATCCTTGCTGTTGGTACATACGCTATGCGCCTTTCTGGAATATTACTCAATAATAAAGCAGGTGTATCTGAGAGAGTTAAAGAAATCCTCTCATTATCGGCGATTGTTATTCTATTTTCAGTGGCGATGACATCGACATTTTTTGATGGTGACCAACTTGCCGATATTTCAAAAATCATTGGTGTGGGTGTCGCGGGCGTACTTACTTGGCAGAAAAAACCTTTTATTATGATTGTAATTAGCGCAGCAATAGTAACAGCGAGCCTACGCTGGTTAATTAATCTTTTGGGGTAA
- a CDS encoding ATP-binding protein: MQIRSFFIYTIVLQIISIVMLWGVWLAWIQFDYLAEFEKVYNKQQEIIAEGFANTLEIVADQPEVLKEIAHNLQGMYIDAMLNGEDDELQYLPWLIVLDVNNTLIYTNRPELPIPTKVLSLASEKISVAGEKWILSFSWGEKHKIKVFIGESVEDRGHVIGNPIEGTFVPFLFILATVIFAILITAYFSLRPLRQAAELISNRKPRNLTPINVGQQFKEIRPIFKELNQLMARIDAANIREKQFMADAAHELRTPIAAVIAQLHLLSLVDDQQEREEIVNDMKQSLDRAAALSHQLIDLARLECDDFPLKIESLDIYNVIGNAIAQRVPYAITKNIELSLNEGYALTLKTDKQALLSIFNNLLDNAIKYCPNGSQVEVTIENRYAEGIHVIVRDNGPGVAKEHINALFSRFYRVPGSNETGSGLGLSIAQNLANKIQASLIVTEGLNNKGIGFIIVLPLEAKSPDND, encoded by the coding sequence TCCTTCAGATTATCTCCATCGTTATGCTTTGGGGCGTTTGGTTAGCTTGGATACAATTTGATTATCTTGCTGAGTTCGAAAAAGTTTATAATAAACAGCAAGAAATTATTGCTGAGGGTTTTGCTAATACCTTAGAGATTGTCGCCGACCAGCCTGAAGTTCTCAAAGAAATCGCTCATAATTTACAAGGTATGTATATCGACGCCATGCTCAATGGTGAAGATGACGAACTACAATATCTACCGTGGCTTATTGTGTTAGATGTAAATAATACTCTCATTTATACTAATCGCCCTGAGTTACCTATCCCTACAAAAGTACTTTCATTAGCATCAGAAAAAATATCTGTCGCAGGTGAAAAATGGATCCTCTCTTTTAGTTGGGGAGAAAAACATAAAATAAAAGTCTTTATTGGTGAATCGGTTGAAGACAGAGGCCATGTTATTGGTAACCCTATTGAAGGTACCTTTGTGCCTTTCCTATTTATTCTCGCGACTGTAATTTTTGCGATCTTAATTACCGCTTATTTTAGTTTACGCCCTTTAAGACAAGCTGCAGAGCTTATCTCTAATCGTAAGCCACGCAATTTAACGCCAATTAATGTAGGTCAGCAATTTAAAGAAATTCGCCCTATCTTTAAAGAACTAAACCAATTAATGGCCAGAATTGACGCTGCTAATATTCGAGAAAAACAATTTATGGCTGATGCTGCTCATGAATTAAGAACACCAATAGCGGCTGTTATCGCTCAATTACACCTACTCTCTTTAGTCGATGATCAGCAAGAACGCGAAGAAATTGTTAATGATATGAAACAATCTCTTGATAGAGCTGCCGCTCTATCTCATCAATTAATTGATTTAGCACGATTAGAATGTGACGATTTCCCATTAAAAATAGAATCTCTCGATATCTATAACGTCATTGGAAATGCAATAGCACAACGCGTTCCTTATGCGATTACTAAGAATATTGAGTTATCACTTAATGAAGGGTACGCTTTAACGCTGAAAACCGACAAACAGGCTTTACTCTCTATATTTAATAATCTACTTGATAATGCCATTAAATATTGTCCTAACGGTAGCCAAGTTGAAGTAACTATTGAAAATCGATACGCAGAAGGGATCCATGTTATCGTGCGTGATAATGGTCCTGGCGTTGCAAAAGAACATATCAATGCTCTATTTTCGCGTTTTTATCGCGTACCAGGCTCTAACGAAACGGGTAGCGGATTAGGTCTATCTATTGCACAAAATCTCGCTAATAAAATTCAAGCATCACTCATTGTCACTGAAGGGCTAAATAATAAAGGGATTGGTTTTATTATTGTCTTACCTTTAGAGGCTAAATCACCAGATAACGATTAA
- a CDS encoding helix-turn-helix domain-containing protein: MSSPCAPIEIISQALARERKKAGLSLAEIARRAGVAKSTLSQLEAGQGNPSIETLWAICVALNIPFSQLISAPKPEIKVIRKGDGFKISAEKAYYHAFLLSSCPMGAKRDIYTVIAQPGKDRISDPHSQNVTEHIIIISGSAIVGTLDNQQELQPGDYICYPGDVTHVLRALEPDTTAVMIIEHHN, encoded by the coding sequence ATGTCATCGCCTTGTGCACCTATTGAAATTATTTCTCAAGCACTGGCTAGAGAAAGAAAAAAAGCGGGCCTTTCACTTGCTGAAATAGCAAGACGAGCGGGTGTTGCAAAATCAACATTGTCTCAATTAGAAGCAGGACAAGGAAATCCGAGTATTGAAACACTTTGGGCGATTTGTGTTGCGTTAAATATCCCTTTTTCTCAACTGATTTCGGCACCAAAACCAGAGATTAAGGTGATCCGTAAAGGTGATGGTTTTAAAATTAGCGCAGAAAAAGCGTATTATCATGCTTTTCTACTTTCTTCCTGTCCTATGGGTGCCAAACGCGATATATACACTGTAATTGCACAGCCAGGAAAGGATAGGATTTCTGATCCTCACAGTCAGAATGTCACTGAACATATTATTATTATCAGTGGTAGTGCAATAGTGGGAACGTTAGATAATCAGCAAGAATTACAACCCGGTGATTATATTTGTTATCCCGGTGATGTCACCCATGTATTACGCGCTTTAGAGCCAGATACGACGGCCGTTATGATTATTGAGCATCATAATTAA
- a CDS encoding AzlC family ABC transporter permease has protein sequence MQTNSRLDNNVLRDIVLVSLADGIVGISYGALAYTQGFDFWVPLVLSIFVLAGASEFLFIGIIAMGGSAIYAALAGLMVNARHIPFSLAVKDLPGKGLKSLLGFHILNDESVVFGLSQRTAEQNKLAFWACGLGILFVWPLGTMFGVYLGSFIVDIKMLGLDAMFPAIILALSLPALKNKLTRHAAIIGSIIALSTTLFLPAGIPVLLSLLGVLFVIRKI, from the coding sequence ATGCAAACTAACAGTCGTCTTGATAATAACGTACTTAGAGATATTGTGCTTGTTTCATTAGCAGATGGTATCGTCGGTATCTCTTATGGTGCGCTAGCATATACACAAGGCTTTGATTTTTGGGTACCGTTGGTGTTATCCATTTTTGTTTTAGCGGGCGCTTCTGAATTTCTTTTTATTGGTATTATCGCAATGGGAGGAAGTGCAATATATGCAGCTCTTGCTGGATTAATGGTCAATGCACGACATATTCCTTTTAGTCTGGCAGTAAAGGATTTACCAGGGAAAGGGCTTAAATCATTATTAGGTTTTCATATATTAAATGATGAAAGTGTTGTATTTGGTTTATCTCAACGTACCGCAGAACAAAATAAATTAGCGTTTTGGGCTTGTGGGTTAGGAATTTTATTTGTTTGGCCTTTAGGTACCATGTTTGGTGTTTACTTAGGATCATTTATTGTCGATATAAAGATGTTAGGACTAGATGCGATGTTTCCCGCTATCATTCTCGCATTAAGTTTACCCGCATTAAAAAATAAACTTACTCGTCATGCCGCAATAATCGGGAGCATTATTGCGCTCTCAACCACATTATTTCTCCCAGCAGGGATCCCCGTTTTATTATCGCTATTAGGCGTATTGTTTGTGATAAGGAAAATATAA
- a CDS encoding mechanosensitive ion channel family protein, translating into MQQQLLTWIRQFNEEYAQIASLLLVLTIIFLVAIILHFILHKLVLPKISKAISQYDQKKQLSLEINKLFSRFAFLIQGVVVNIQALVWMGPGKTQEILTTSAQAWCLIFGLLMLFSIMDLCMQIMRNSSSFGRLPLKGIFQSLKLAASVLIGIMIISLLIGKSPLILLSGLGAMTAVLMLVFKDPIMGLVAGIQLSANNMISLGDWLEMPKYGADGAVIDISLTTVKVRNWDNTVTTIPTYSLISDSFKNWQAMTKSGGRRIKRSLSLDINSIHFLDKKQLDDLEKAHLLAPYIKNKESEINQFNATLGNECQTPLNQRGMTNIGTFRAYVEAYLKNHPNVHKQMTIMVRQLAPTSDGLPIEIYAFTNTTVWVQYEAIQSDIFDHIFAILPQFGLRVHQSPTGDDVRALRFPVEKDLQ; encoded by the coding sequence ATGCAGCAGCAACTGCTTACATGGATACGTCAATTCAATGAGGAGTACGCCCAAATCGCTTCTCTCCTGCTCGTTTTAACCATTATTTTTCTTGTCGCAATCATTCTTCATTTTATTTTGCACAAGTTGGTCTTACCTAAAATTTCCAAAGCAATAAGTCAGTACGATCAGAAAAAGCAACTATCTCTAGAAATAAATAAACTATTTAGCCGTTTTGCTTTTTTAATCCAAGGTGTTGTTGTTAATATTCAAGCGCTGGTGTGGATGGGCCCAGGTAAAACACAAGAAATTCTCACCACCAGCGCTCAAGCGTGGTGCTTAATTTTTGGCTTGTTAATGCTTTTCTCTATTATGGATCTTTGTATGCAGATCATGAGAAATTCATCTTCATTTGGCCGATTACCCTTAAAAGGTATTTTTCAAAGCCTAAAACTCGCTGCCTCTGTACTGATTGGGATAATGATTATTTCCCTGCTTATTGGAAAATCTCCCCTGATTTTACTCAGTGGTTTAGGCGCCATGACGGCGGTATTAATGTTGGTGTTTAAAGATCCTATTATGGGATTAGTCGCTGGTATTCAATTATCTGCAAACAACATGATAAGCCTTGGTGACTGGCTAGAAATGCCTAAATATGGTGCTGATGGTGCCGTCATTGATATTAGTTTAACAACTGTTAAAGTGCGTAATTGGGATAATACGGTTACAACTATTCCCACTTATTCTTTAATTTCAGATTCCTTTAAAAACTGGCAAGCAATGACAAAATCAGGAGGACGTCGTATTAAACGAAGCCTTTCTCTTGATATTAATAGCATCCATTTTTTAGATAAAAAACAACTTGATGATCTAGAAAAAGCGCACTTATTGGCTCCTTATATAAAAAATAAGGAAAGTGAAATTAATCAATTCAATGCAACCTTAGGTAATGAATGTCAAACACCATTAAACCAACGTGGCATGACTAATATTGGCACCTTCCGTGCGTATGTTGAAGCTTATTTAAAAAACCATCCTAATGTTCATAAACAAATGACAATTATGGTAAGACAATTAGCACCAACCTCGGATGGTCTTCCCATTGAAATTTACGCCTTTACGAATACCACCGTTTGGGTTCAATACGAGGCGATTCAATCAGATATATTTGATCATATCTTTGCTATTTTGCCTCAATTCGGCTTAAGGGTTCACCAATCTCCAACCGGCGATGATGTAAGAGCACTCAGATTTCCTGTCGAAA
- a CDS encoding HdeD family acid-resistance protein has product MLDINKNNLSQLTEQRVKKQCTLMTVIAILGFIAGIICIINPLSSGVIISVLLGVVFFACAISSIIGGFNSQVSSGWSMLITLLAGFIYLLLGYIFVTDPLKGMLSLAFFIGFLFIFAGVLRISIGFKQIKDNFYGWFNILVGFLDLVIAYFLLAFGPETSAALVMTLIGIQLIFSSITILSITTALKRMTH; this is encoded by the coding sequence ATGTTAGATATTAACAAAAATAATTTATCTCAGCTGACAGAACAACGAGTAAAGAAACAATGCACTTTAATGACTGTTATCGCTATATTGGGTTTTATCGCAGGTATTATCTGTATTATTAACCCACTCTCTTCTGGCGTTATTATCAGCGTATTACTTGGTGTGGTATTTTTTGCCTGTGCGATATCCAGCATTATTGGAGGTTTTAATTCTCAAGTCTCTTCTGGGTGGTCAATGTTGATTACGCTATTAGCCGGTTTTATTTATCTTCTTCTTGGTTATATTTTTGTCACTGATCCACTAAAAGGTATGCTAAGCCTCGCCTTTTTTATCGGTTTTTTATTTATTTTTGCAGGTGTACTGCGGATAAGTATAGGCTTTAAACAGATCAAAGATAATTTTTATGGCTGGTTTAATATACTGGTTGGATTCTTAGATTTAGTCATTGCCTATTTCTTACTTGCTTTTGGTCCTGAAACATCAGCAGCACTCGTCATGACATTAATTGGTATACAACTTATTTTTAGCTCTATCACCATTTTATCAATAACCACTGCGTTAAAACGAATGACTCACTAA